A stretch of the Aphis gossypii isolate Hap1 chromosome 2, ASM2018417v2, whole genome shotgun sequence genome encodes the following:
- the LOC114124672 gene encoding uncharacterized protein LOC114124672 isoform X44 has protein sequence MIEQTTLRNILTWIIAVILFIFQSLNYFISRIKKFVKHGQKNTTVVTTDTIISSESNPNNNNAPENVITVQGLIQNHFDIPLIIAEDEPNVNDFIKNAQLLNSYDNYKEKKKIDQFMEHLVDDSYVARGLGLITANVGREAEFYLYSKYDNNFENIVIKLKGRQGEIGQITIPNQNPTNSIETKSIPMDYFYDEDRIKVTYTPFAEGVYTLTLVRNGLSICRSPYYISVEKSPTNSRSQIRLGTKKYKMVTKFAKAKHVPLETCDNSIPVIEPSKSSISRNILPTTEENSIRTDVMSIVTKFESNSIHLKKNDQKLTVNRSKKSTKTDLLDEISISADSNTQPKIETGNDYDTNISDLSSLCIYSNSKSNDKKCSSNLDVSNRNSKSNYVNSIEIESNLVKRSNKKLDKSIRNINDMPRVKNMSSNHLEPTNSVLLKENLNDKSLDEVEKHNQTYKTNEPIHGQNQSEAFLDPITVDKFEIKCIDNEAYTHNKISCFDDDHRKTVIVMKNINELETHPNISMNQQFTDSTQYNINTPFTSVLTKITNDVCEKCSIKVLRILSEFPRDINITHNNNSNENCSSHETVLAQPISINTNIDNLFEKPISPTNEHKTDNLLTNSPTNMKLMDTIDKDIKYNYINEIKPINTTFNEIYCDINNTTKELMVKQNKHDGEINKSINDKITNNFTIPITKNNIDKHKIDHLENILSTDNKMQIQVQNVQKFSEHNMDKDKTNQFQFHDYINNELNDINKENEKILDTRDIVTINNDKKCNEELVINELKAKNVIIPDEYKNIQSSFINSQTVLASMEDKLLTLRYKPEDIRQEINNISNTNVILHENQKLIIENSIEPVLKNFKNKMVEKITQLYLNKDLTRSDNTSIIENHNINLTNNLQKNQLHNNADNKKNKTKLIEIIRSQLTNHFHKNDIPGMILNNKNTDNNQVYKYLENIIKTNMNPNETHSQRLDENNIQTLVSIAKNQLNKQQLDDEFKMMRLENVTSNIEIKKTNDNEKVQDTEIKLKNIPNDTSIKIETTTKSIKSNTSEKTDLESNIDNKKNIKSIKLKNKVNDLTKIQNMFKINEIGENNKRNTKIKSKPTENASREQIKKQEDKVVKIKIFNDAKDLTTEKENIYKFPHSVIVTVNKENETSTIIDTSRVSEIELEKINNSAQSDTSKLNNPFIKPQIQKIVVEIVTNNNKMVIDSVAIIIHEETEDKKKVAKRNNPKTKYWIQINDHELYTINAYHDTIKPIDKDRVIETEMPKISIQTNITIDNNLEESNKKKIEENIKNDLIIETPTISLQTSEKLENINETKITPYTVSSTEQIEETIAVESESCLLIDTSNVPVEQKNIIGKSIEHPISIENRNKSVKESKVIKTTTETELIKNNDPLALNKEEGTGKENNLETEIETEKPIHNINKEDEAISLIKITTVSDDENIKIKKTGEHQLTIETQINYDENLKVVNINTESAPIPNNDSSTENIGEPINKENIPETEVETKMSEDNTNKEGETCTPTNTQNISTDEKITIEETTEEPFPIETLIKYAEKPKILDSKTETEPSPNTGYSIINVQEPIDREKNPETEINKIKSIDIIIKKFDASSKMNTSIESVEDKNIKGETTENPLPKDQPIKSVKKSKVVNINTESESIENYYSSAVNEEEPFEKENIPETEVETEVSTDNMKIESEPCSTYDTPTVSDKEKIIKEETTDKQLPNNQPIKFVEDSKQVVITTETEPSINSNSLTISMQEQVDKERIPETRVETKKLEDNINKEGEPCPLTNAQNISTEEKITTVETIEEQLLIETPIKCVVESKVVNINTEYKSTPNNDSSAVNVEETIEKENIPETEVETKKSEDNPKKESEPCPLTNTPNISIEEKATIEEIIEEPLQIEISIQSVQEIKVLDIKTETEPSPNTDSSTLNLLEPIDKENIPETEVETKKSEDNPKKESEPCPPINTQNISDDERKIIDETNVNPLLIETPIQCVEESKAVNINTKSESIPNNNSSAVAVEEPIEKENIPETEVETKKSEDNINKEGELCPPTNTQNISTEEKITIEETIVEPLLIETPIKCVEESKVVNINTESESIPNNDSSAVNEEKPIEKENISETEVETKKSEDIINKEGELCPPTNTQNISTEEKITIDETIEEPLPIEIPIKCVEESKVVNINTESESIPNNDSSAVNEEKPIEKENIPETVVETKKSEDNPKKESEPCPLTNTPNISIEEKATIEEIIEEPLQIEISIQSVQEIKVLDIKTETEPSPNTDSSTLNLLEPIEKENIPETVVETKKSEDNINKEGELCPPTNTQNISTEEKVTIEETTEEPLTIETPIQSVENSKEVDITAETDPSINSNTSTKSIQEQVDTESIPENRVETKKSEDIINKEGELCPPTNTQNISTEEKITIDETIEEPLPIEIPIKCVEESKVVNINTESESIPNKNSSAVTVEEPIEKENIPEIEVETNRSEDNIDKEGEPCPPTNTQNISDDERKIIDETNVNPLLIETPIKCVEESKVININTESESKTNNDSSAVNEEKPIEKENIPETVVETKKSEDNIDKEGELCPPTNTQNISDDERKIIDETNVNPLLIETPIKCVEESKVININTESESKTNNDSSAVNEEKPIEKENIPETVVETKKSEDNIDKEGEPCPPTNTQNISEDERKIIDETNVNPLLIETPIKCVEESKVININTESESIPNNDSSAVNEEKPIEKENIPETVVETKKSEDNIDKEGELCPPFNTQNISTEEKITIEERIEEPLPIEIPIKCVEESKAVNINTESESIPNNDSSAVNEEKPIDKENIPETEVETKKSEDNPKKESEPCPPTNTQNISDDQRKIIDETNVNPLLIETPNKCVEESNVVNINTESESIPNNNSSAVTVEEPIEKENIPETEVKTEKSTDNTNIEIEPCSPANTPNISNENKITILETTDKLLTNDQSTKYVEELKLVNINIETEPPPNTDFLTLNVETLIYIENNPETEIEAEKSIGNIIKEGEASSMIDTSIESVVDKNIIEETIENSLPNEQSTKSVKELKVVDINTESELMPNNDSSMTNVEEPFNKDNVPETQIETVKSIDENEKECEACSPTDTSSVSIEEKNIIDKTIANPLLNEPPIKSVDKFKVLDINTETEPSPNTGSLTVNVEVLIDKENIREIQIETDKLIDYSNKECESRSPTDKLAASSEKNNLTEETMEILLPIETFIKSSTKAVEELKENKINTETVFVPNIDSSTLNAEEPSEEDYFSKIVIKTDKTLDFVVKECETCPPIDTSMYVTEEIKGIDGTIEKLIPIGSSFVIADTENLTSIDGINTIMNRQLGKEYLKDIESSTSIDTVAFVKDQKVEENETLIENILTINTSTASVQGQIQVEEVIKDESVVLINDSVTFDEISPEEQNNIETAKISSITVMEEQTDINRDEVMYTCEEPLDKTIVEKSIHSETTSTTDILVAVDEQRALETEVSENATQILNDTFTETVENLIKMKKKFEKETTTPIVVAKSGIEWNEKKLISENKTSTPVHLASTNKEQTEIDMVTEIASPNVNILNSNTKIILVDKEIITENSNNPKHCYLKFGETSKIHSLENEDNLPGKSYGIQKLEMSVQRMKTSNEDYYEKTFLQLEQTEKISVENKDKVDCENKNIIDDKLYTVNESDLNAILCASSLEEALTLLDSKIKFKFKHRKLSNKANSTPHIPKIQSSESRSSGTNTNFTDAREFFKEIEKKCKK, from the exons ATGATAGAACAAACAACATTACGCAACATCTTAACATGGATAATTGcagtgattttatttattttccaatcactcaactattttatttcacggataaaaaaatttgtaaaac acGGGCAAAAAAATACTACTGTTGTGACAACAGATACGATAATATCATCTGAATCGAATCcgaataataacaatgcaccagaaaatgttattactgTCCAAGGACTGATTCAAAATCACTTTGACATTCCTCtg ataattgcAGAAGATGAACCAAACgtgaatgattttattaaaaatgctcaattattgaattcttatgataattacaaagaaaaaaagaaaatcgatCAATTTATGGAGCATTTAGTTGATGACTCTTATGTTGCACGTGGCCTAGGTTTGATAACTGCAAACGTTGGACGAGAAGCAGAATTTTACTTATActcaaaatatgataataattttgaaaacatcgTTATTAAGCTCAAGGGACGTCAAGGTGAAATTGGTCAAATCACAATACCAAACCAAAATCCTACAAACTCTATTGAAACAAAATCCATTCCAatggattatttttatgatgaagATCGAATCAAAGTTACTTACACACCATTTGCAGAAGGTGTATATACATTAACACTAGTACGAAATGGTTTATCCATTTGCCGCTCTCCATACTATATATCAGTAGAAAAAAGTCCAACAAATTCTAGATCTCAAATTCGTTTAGGcacaaagaaatataaaatggtaACTAAGTTTGCTAAGGCCAAACATGTGCCTCTTGAAACATGTGACAACAGTATTCCTGTCATTGAACCCAGTAAATCATCAATTAGTAGAAATATTCTTCCAACAACTGAAGAAAACTCAATTCGAACAGACGTTATGTCTATAGTaacaaaatttgaatctaatagtatacatttaaaaaaaaatgatcaaaaaCTTACAGTTAATAGATccaaaaaaagtacaaaaactGATTTGTTAGATGAAATTTCAATCTCAGCAGACTCAAATACTCAACCAAAAATTGAAACTGGTAATGATTATGATACTAACATCAGTGATTTAAGTTCACtttgtatttattcaaattctaaatCCAATGACAAAAAATGTTCGAGTAATTTAGATGTTTCCAATAGAAATAGTAAGTCAAATTATGTCAATTCTATAGAAATCGAAAGTAACCTGGTAAAGAGGTCCAATAAAAAACTCGATAAaagtattagaaatataaacgaTATGCCTcgagtaaaaaatatgtcatcAAATCACCTAGAACCTACAAACAGTGTATTActgaaagaaaatttaaatgataagaGTTTAGATGAAGTAGAAAAACATAATCAAAcgtataaaacaaatgaacCTATTCATGGACAAAACCAAAGTGAAGCGTTTTTAGATCCAATCACTGTagataaatttgaaatcaaatGTATAGACAACGAAgcatacacacataataaaatatcatgttttGATGATGATCACAGAAAAACTGtaattgtaatgaaaaatattaacgaaTTAGAAACACATCCCAACATTTCTATGAACCAACAATTCACCGATTCgacacaatacaatattaacacCCCTTTTACAAGTGTTCTAACCAAAATCACCAATGATGTTTgtgaaaaatgttcaataaaagtattaagaaTACTATCTGAATTTCCTAGGGATATAAACATAACACATAACAACAATTCAAATGAAAACTGTTCAAGCCATGAAACAGTTCTAGCACAACCAATTAgcattaatactaatatagatAACTTGTTTGAAAAGCCCATTAGTCCTACAAATGAACATAAAACTGATAATTTACTGACTAATAGTCCAACAAATATGAAACTAATGGATACAATCGAtaaagacataaaatataattatattaatgaaatcaaacCAATAAATACTAcctttaatgaaatatactgTGACATCAATAATACGACCAAAGAATTAAtggttaaacaaaataaacacgatggtgaaataaataaatcgataaatgataaaataaccaataattttaCGATACCCATCACCAAAAATAACATagataaacacaaaatagATCACCTAGAGAATATATTGTCTACagataataaaatgcaaattcaagttcaaaatgtacaaaaattctCAGAACATAATATGGATAAagataaaacaaatcaatttcaatttcatgATTATATCAACAACGAATTAAATGATATCaataaagaaaatgaaaaaattttagacACGCGTGATAtagtaacaattaataacgataaaaaatgtaatgaagaattagtaataaacgaattaaaagctaagaatgttattattccggatgaatataaaaatattcaaagtagttttataaatagtcaAACAGTATTAGCATCAATGGAAGATAAATTACTGACTTTGAGGTATAAACCAGAAGATATTAGACAAGAGATAAACAATATATCCAATACTAATGTCATATTACATGAAAaccaaaaactaataattgaaaactCAATTGAacctgtattaaaaaatttcaaaaacaaaatggttgaaaaaattacacaattatatttaaataaggatTTGACACGTTCAGATAATACTTCGATTATagaaaaccataatataaatctaacaaataatttacaaaaaaatcaactacATAACAAcgctgataataaaaaaaataaaaccaaattaattgaaataattagatCACAGTTAACAAATCATTTTCACAAAAATGATATACCAggaatgatattaaataataaaaacacagataataatcaagtgtataaatatctcgaaaatataattaaaacaaatatgaatCCAAATGAAACGCATTCACAAAGATTGgatgaaaacaatattcagACACTTGTCAGTATAGCGAAAAATCaactaaataaacaacaattagATGACGAGTTTAAAATGATGAGATTAGAAAACGTAACTTCAAATATTGAGATAAAGAAAACCAATGATAATGAAAAAGTACAAGACACAGAGATTAAGTTGAAAAACATACCTAATGATACgagtataaaaattgaaactacAACTAAATccataaaatcaaatacatcagaaaaaactgatttagaatcaaatatagataataaaaaaaacattaaatcaataaaattaaagaataagGTAAATGacttaacaaaaatacaaaatatgtttaaaatcaatgaaattggagaaaataataaaagaaatacaaaGATAAAATCAAAACCGACTGAAAATGCATCAAGagagcaaataaaaaaacaagaagACAAAGtagtaaagataaaaatatttaatgatgctAAAGATCTAACGacagaaaaagaaaatatttacaaatttccaCACTCAGTCATAGTAACAGTAAATAAAGAGAATGAAACTTCAACAATAATTGATACTTCACGTGTCTCTGAAATAGAGTTggaaaagataaataatagtgCACAATCAGacacatcaaaattaaataacccaTTCATAAAACCACAAATCCAAAAAATTGTAGTAGAAATtgtaaccaataataataaaatggtcaTTGATTCTGtagcaataattatacacgAAGAAAcagaagacaaaaaaaaagtggcaAAAAGAAACAatccaaaaacaaaatattggatACAAATCAATGATCatgaattgtatacaataaacgcATATCATGACACTATCAAACCAATCGATAAAGATAGAGTTATCGAAACAGAAATgccaaaaatatcaatacaaacaaatataacaatagaTAACAATCTTGAAGAaagtaataagaaaaaaatagaagaaaacatcaaaaatgatttaataatagaaacacCAACAATATCTCTACAGACttcagaaaaattagaaaatataaatgaaacaaaaataacaccaTACACTGTTTCTTCAACTGAACAAATAGAAGAAACAATAGCTGTTGAAAGTGAATCATGCTTATTAATTGATACATCAAATGTTCCtgttgaacaaaaaaatataataggcaaAAGTATAGAACATCCAATATCAATCGAAAACAGAAATAAATCTGTTAAAGAATCAAAGGtgataaaaacaacaactgaaactgaattaataaaaaataatgatcccTTAGCATTAAACAAAGAAGAAGGAACCGGTAAAGAAAACAATCTAGAAACTGAAATTGAGACAGAAAAACcaatacataacataaataaagaaGATGAAGCAATCTCACTGATCAAGATAACAACTGTCTCTGATGacgaaaatatcaaaataaaaaaaacaggtGAACATCAATTAACAATTGAAACACAAATTAACTATgacgaaaatttaaaagtagtaaatataaatactgaatCCGCACCAATACCAAATAATGATTCATCAACAGAAAATATAGGAGAACCAATCAATAAGGAAAATATTCCAGAAACTGAAGTTGAAACAAAAATGTCGGaagataacactaataaagAAGGAGAAACATGCACACCGactaatacacaaaatatctCTACTGATGAAAAGATAACAATTGAAGAAACAACTGAAGAACCATTCCCAATTGAAACACTCATTAAATATGcggaaaaaccaaaaatattagatagtaAAACTGAGACTGAACCATCACCAAACACtggttattcaataataaacgtaCAAGAACCAATCGATAGAGAAAAAAATCCAGaaactgaaattaataaaattaagtcaatagatatcattattaaaaaatttgatgcaAGCTCAAAGATGAATACATCAATAGAATCTgttgaagataaaaatattaaaggagAAACCACTGAAAATCCATTACCAAAAGACCAACCAATTAAATCtgtcaaaaaatcaaaagtagtaaatattaatactgaaTCCGaatcaatagaaaattattattcttcagCAGTAAATGAAGAAGAACCAttcgaaaaagaaaatattccaGAAACTGAAGTTGAAACAGAAGTATCAACAGATAACATGAAAATTGAAAGTGAACCATGTTCAACATATGATACACCAACTGTCTCTGATAAAGAAAAGATAATCAAAGAAGAAACAACTGATAAGCAACTACCAAATAACCAACCAATTAAATTTGTCGAAGATTCAAAACAAGTAGTTATTACAACTGAAACTGAACCATCAATAAACTCTAATTCTTTAACAATAAGCATGCAAGAACAAGTCGATAAAGAAAGAATTCCAGAAACAAGggttgaaacaaaaaaattggaagataacattaataaagaAGGTGAACCATGTCCACTGACTAATGcacaaaatatttctactgAAGAAAAGATAACTACTGTAGAAACAATTGAAGAGCAATTACTTATCGAAACACCCATTAAATGTGTCGTAGAATCAAaagtagtaaatataaatactgaatACAAATCAACACCAAATAATGATTCTTCAGCAGTAAATGTAGAAGAAACAatcgaaaaagaaaatattccaGAAACTGAggttgaaacaaaaaaatcagaaGATAACCCTAAGAAAGAAAGTGAACCATGCCCACTGACAAATACACCAAATATCTCTATTGAAGAAAAGGCAACCATTGAAGAAATAATTGAAGAACCATTACAAATTGAAATTTCCATTCAATCTGTCCaagaaataaaagttttagatattaaaactGAAACTGAACCATCACCAAATACTGATTCTTCAACATTAAACCTACTAGAACCAAtcgataaagaaaatattccaGAAACTGAg gttgaaacaaaaaaatcggaAGATAACCCTAAGAAAGAAAGTGAACCATGCCCACCgattaatacacaaaatatctCTGATGACGAAAGGAAAATTATAGATGAAACCAATGTAAATCCATTACTTATAGAAACACCCATTCAATGTGTCGAAGAATCAAAagcagtaaatataaatactaaatccGAATcaataccaaataataattcttcagCAGTAGCTGTAGAAGAACCAatcgaaaaagaaaatattccaGAAACTGAggttgaaacaaaaaaatcggaagataacataaataaagaaGGTGAACTATGCCCACCGactaatacacaaaatatttctactgAAGAAAAGATAACTATTGAAGAAACAATTGTTGAGCCATTACTTATCGAAACACCCATTAAATGTGTCGAAGAATCAAaagtagtaaatataaatactgaatCCGAATCAATACCAAATAATGATTCTTCAGCAGTAAATGAAGAAAAACCAatcgaaaaagaaaatatttcagaaaCTGAggttgaaacaaaaaaatcggaagatattattaataaagaagGTGAACTATGCCCACCGactaatacacaaaatatttctactgAAGAAAAGATAACTATTGATGAAACAATTGAAGAACCATTGCCAATTGAAATTCCCATTAAATGTGTCGAAGAATCAAaagtagtaaatataaatactgaatCCGAATCAATACCAAATAATGATTCTTCAGCAGTAAATGAAGAAAAACCAatcgaaaaagaaaatattccaGAAACTGTg gttgaaacaaaaaaatcagaaGATAACCCTAAGAAAGAAAGTGAACCATGCCCACTGACAAATACACCAAATATCTCTATTGAAGAAAAGGCAACCATTGAAGAAATAATTGAAGAACCATTACAAATTGAAATTTCCATTCAATCTGTCCaagaaataaaagttttagatattaaaactGAAACTGAACCATCACCAAATACTGATTCTTCAACATTAAACCTACTAGAACCAatcgaaaaagaaaatattccaGAAACTGTggttgaaacaaaaaaatcggaagataacataaataaagaaGGTGAACTATGCCCACCGactaatacacaaaatatttctactgAAGAAAAGGTAACTATTGAAGAAACAACTGAAGAACCATTAACAATTGAAACACCCATTCAATCTGTCGAAAATTCAAAAGAAGTGGATATTACAGCTGAAACTGATCCATCAATAAACTCTAACACTTCAACAAAAAGCATACAAGAACAAGTCGATACAGAAAGCATTCCAGAAAATAGggttgaaacaaaaaaatcggaagatattattaataaagaagGTGAACTATGCCCACCGactaatacacaaaatatttctactgAAGAAAAGATAACTATTGATGAAACAATTGAAGAACCATTACCAATTGAAATTCCCATTAAATGTGTCGAAGAATCAAaagtagtaaatataaatactgaatCCGAATCAATACCAAATAAGAATTCTTCAGCAGTAACTGTAGAAGAACCAatcgaaaaagaaaatattccaGAAATTGAGGTTGAAACAAATAGATCGGAAGATAACATTGATAAAGAAGGTGAACCATGCCCACCGactaatacacaaaatatctCTGATGACGAAAGGAAAATTATAGATGAAACCAATGTAAATCCATTACTTATCGAAACACCCATTAAATGTGTCGAAGaatcaaaagtaataaatattaatacagaaTCCGAATCAAAAACCAATAATGATTCTTCAGCAGTAAATGAAGAAAAACCAatcgaaaaagaaaatattccaGAAACTGTggttgaaacaaaaaaatcggaAGATAACATTGATAAAGAAGGTGAACTATGCCCACCGactaatacacaaaatatctCTGATGACGAAAGGAAAATTATAGATGAAACCAATGTAAATCCATTACTTATCGAAACACCCATTAAATGTGTCGAAGaatcaaaagtaataaatattaatacagaaTCCGAATCAAAAACCAATAATGATTCTTCAGCAGTAAATGAAGAAAAACCAatcgaaaaagaaaatattccaGAAACTGTggttgaaacaaaaaaatcggaAGATAACATTGATAAAGAAG GTGAACCATGCCCACCGactaatacacaaaatatctCTGAAGacgaaagaaaaattatagatgAAACCAATGTAAATCCATTACTTATCGAAACACCCATTAAATGTGTCGAAGaatcaaaagtaataaatataaatactgaatCCGAATCAATACCAAATAATGATTCTTCGGCAGTAAATGAAGAAAAACCAatcgaaaaagaaaatattccaGAAACTGTggttgaaacaaaaaaatcggaAGATAACATTGATAAAGAAGGTGAACTATGCCCACCgtttaatacacaaaatatttctactgAAGAAAAGATAACTATTGAAGAAAGAATTGAAGAACCATTACCAATTGAAATTCCCATTAAATGTGTCGAAGAATCAAAagcagtaaatataaatactgaatCCGAATCAATACCAAATAATGATTCTTCAGCAGTAAATGAAGAAAAACCAAtcgataaagaaaatattccaGAAACTGAggttgaaacaaaaaaatcggaAGATAACCCTAAGAAAGAAAGTGAACCATGCCCACCGactaatacacaaaatatctCTGATGACCAAAGGAAAATTATAGATGAAACCAATGTAAATCCATTACTTATCGAAACACCTAATAAATGTGTCGAAGAATCaaatgtagtaaatattaatacagaaTCCGAATcaataccaaataataattcttcagCAGTAACTGTAGAAGAACCAatcgaaaaagaaaatattccaGAAACTGAAGTTAAAACAGAAAAGTCAACGGATAACACGAATATAGAAATTGAACCATGCTCACCAGCTAATACACCAAATATCTCTAATGAAAATAAGATTACCATATTAGAAACAACTGATAAGCTATTAACTAATGACCAATCAACTAAATATGttgaagaattaaaattagtaaatatcaatattgaaaCTGAACCACCACCAAATACTGATTTCTTAACACTAAACGTAGAAACACTAATCTATATAGAAAACAATCCAGAAACTGAAATTGAGGCAGAAAAATCAATAGGTAACATTATTAAAGAAGGTGAAGCAAGCTCAATGATTGATACATCAATTGAATCTgttgtagataaaaatattatagaagaaaCCATTGAAAATTCATTACCAAATGAACAATCAACTAAATCTGTCAAAGAATTAAAAGTAGTAGATATTAATACTGAATCTGAATTAATGCCAAATAATGATTCTTCAATGACAAACGTTGAAGAACCATTCAATAAGGATAATGTTCCAGAAACTCAAATTGAGACAGTTAAATCAATAGATGAGAATGAAAAGGAATGTGAAGCATGTTCACCGACTGATACATCGTCAGTTTCTATTGaagaaaagaatattatagataaaaccaTTGCAAATCCATTACTAAATGAACCACCAATTAAATCTGTtgacaaatttaaagttttagatattaatactGAAACTGAACCATCACCAAATACTGGTTCTTTAACAGTAAACGTAGAAGTACTAAtcgataaagaaaatattcgagaaattcaaattgaaacagataaattaatagattacTCTAATAAAGAATGTGAATCACGCTCCCCGACAGATAAATTAGCTGCTTCTagtgaaaaaaacaatttgacaGAAGAGACTATGGAAATCCTATTACCAATTGAAACATTCATTAAGTCCTCGACAAAAGCCGTTGAAGAACTTaaggaaaacaaaattaataccgAAACTGTCTTTGTACCAAATATTGATTCTTCAACACTAAATGCAGAAGAACCATCAGAGGAAgactatttttcaaaaatagtaataaagaCGGATAAAACATTAGATTTCGTTGTAAAAGAATGTGAAACATGCCCACCGATAGACACATCAATGTATGTGACAGAAGAAATAAAAGGAATAGATGGTACTATCGAAAAACTAATTCCAATTGGTTCTTCGTTTGTGATTGCAGATACTGAAAATTTAACATCAATTGACGGTATTAACACAATTATGAACAGACAATTAGGGAAAGAATACTTGAAAGATATTGAAAGTTCAACAAGTATTGACACAGTTGCATTTGTAAAAGATCAAAAAGTGGAAGAAAATGAaactttaattgaaaatatattaacaattaacacTTCAACTGCATCTGTACAAGGACAGATACAGGTAGAAGAAGTTATCAAAGATGAATCTGTGGTATTAATTAACGATTCAGTTACATTTGATGAAATCTCTCCAGAAGAGCAAAACAATATTGAAACTGCAAAGATTTCTTCTATTACAGTCATGGAGGAACAAACAGATATAAACAGAGATGAGGTTATGTACACTTGTGAAGAACCGTTAGACAAAACTATTGTAGAAAAGAGTATCCATAGTGAAACAACATCCACGACTGATATTTTAGTTGCAGTCGATGAACAGAGAGCCCTTGAAACAGAAGTTTCAGAAAACGCTACTCAAATACTAAATGATACTTTTACCGAAACAGTAGAAAAcctgataaaaatgaaaaaaaaatttgaaaaagaaaCGACAACACCAATTGTTGTAGCAAAATCTGGAATAGAATGGaatgagaaaaaattaataagtgaaaataaaacttcaaCACCTGTTCATTTGGCCTCAACCAATAAGGAACAAACTGAGATAGATATGGTTACTGAAATTGCATCAccaaatgttaacattttaaatagcaatactaaaataattttagttgataaagaaataataacggaaaattcaaataatcctaaacattgttatttaaaattcggTGAAACGTCTAAAATTCATAGTTTGGAAAATGAAGATAATTTACCAGGAAAATCGTATGGCattcaaaaattagaaatgtCTGTACAACGAATGAAAACTTCCAATGaagattattatgaaaaaacttttttacagTTGGAACAAACTGAAAAAATTTCTGtagaaaataaagataaagttgactgtgaaaataaaaatattattgatgataaattatacacagtCAATGAATCTGACTTAAACGCAATATTGTGTGCGTCTTCTCTCGAAGAAGCACTTACATTATT